From Mucilaginibacter rubeus, a single genomic window includes:
- a CDS encoding sigma-54-dependent transcriptional regulator: MKSSILIIDDEVKLSELMARILVLEGYHVIQAPNAKAGLRLIEREDVRVVLSDVKLPDANGVELVQRIKQIKPYIEIINLTAFGTISDGVLAIKNGAFDYLTKGDDNDKIIPLVSKALDKANLQYHINELQNEVETLHGFPIVLGQSPAILEAVELARKVARTDATVLLLGETGTGKEVFAEAIHYESLRKDKPFVAVNCSAFSKELLESELFGYKAGAFTGAIKDKKGLFEEANGGTIFLDELGEMSHDLQAKLLRVLENGTFIKIGETRTVKVNVRLIAATNRDLQKESEDGHFRLDLFYRLSGFSIVLPPLRDRIGDIEVLARHFIKLYSAKVKKKQPDVDENFFKLLNQHKWNGNIRELKNVIERVIILMDEPLLTPKLLPNEFHNGGYYDLVALDLDSVERHHIRRILKYVKGNKSEAARVLGIGLATLYRKIEEYHIIMN; this comes from the coding sequence ATGAAATCAAGCATATTAATAATTGATGACGAGGTAAAGCTCAGCGAACTAATGGCCCGCATCCTGGTACTGGAGGGCTATCACGTGATTCAGGCCCCCAATGCCAAAGCAGGTTTGCGCCTCATTGAGCGCGAGGATGTAAGGGTGGTTTTGAGCGATGTAAAACTGCCTGATGCCAATGGTGTCGAGTTGGTGCAGCGCATCAAACAAATAAAACCCTACATCGAAATCATTAACCTTACGGCTTTCGGCACCATTAGTGATGGGGTTTTGGCTATCAAAAACGGGGCTTTTGATTATTTAACCAAAGGTGATGATAATGATAAGATCATACCGCTGGTAAGTAAAGCGCTTGATAAGGCCAACCTTCAGTATCACATTAACGAACTGCAAAATGAGGTTGAAACCCTGCATGGTTTTCCGATTGTACTGGGGCAATCGCCGGCAATACTCGAAGCTGTTGAACTGGCGAGGAAAGTAGCCCGGACGGATGCCACCGTTTTGCTTTTGGGTGAAACAGGCACAGGTAAAGAAGTATTTGCCGAAGCCATTCATTATGAAAGCCTGCGTAAAGATAAGCCCTTTGTTGCTGTTAACTGCAGCGCCTTTAGTAAAGAGTTATTGGAAAGTGAACTGTTTGGATACAAAGCAGGTGCCTTTACTGGAGCCATCAAAGATAAAAAAGGGCTGTTTGAAGAAGCCAACGGCGGAACCATTTTTTTAGATGAGCTTGGCGAAATGAGCCATGACCTGCAGGCCAAACTGTTACGAGTGCTTGAAAACGGTACTTTCATAAAAATAGGGGAAACGCGGACTGTAAAGGTAAATGTGCGGCTTATTGCGGCCACCAACCGCGATCTGCAAAAAGAATCGGAAGATGGGCATTTCAGGCTGGATCTGTTTTATCGCCTGTCCGGGTTTTCTATCGTGTTGCCGCCCCTGAGGGATAGGATAGGGGATATAGAAGTGCTCGCAAGGCATTTTATCAAACTCTATTCGGCCAAAGTAAAGAAAAAGCAACCCGATGTAGATGAAAACTTCTTTAAGCTACTCAACCAGCACAAATGGAACGGTAACATCCGCGAGCTTAAAAATGTAATTGAACGAGTTATTATCCTGATGGATGAACCGCTGCTTACTCCCAAACTGTTGCCCAATGAATTTCATAACGGCGGATATTATGACCTGGTTGCGCTTGATCTTGACAGCGTGGAGCGCCATCACATCCGCAGGATCCTGAAATATGTAAAAGGTAATAAATCGGAAGCGGCCCGGGTATTGGGGATTGGTTTAGCTACCCTATACCGCAAAATTGAAGAGTATCACATTATCATGAACTGA